From a region of the Hymenobacter jejuensis genome:
- the panC gene encoding pantoate--beta-alanine ligase, with translation MEILQTAAELQALTETWRRNGQRIGLVPTMGALHEGHLQLVRAAAAQNDVVITSVFVNPTQFNNPEDFRLYPRLPEADAALLAPAGCTALFLPSVEQMYPQPTVLRFDFGPLERVMEGAHRPGHFNGVATVVSKLFHLARPHRAYFGQKDLQQVTIIRQLVADLSFDLELVAYSTIRESDGLAMSSRNRRLSTADRAVAPRLYEALQLGAEMVKQGQSPSSIRQAVQAQLASAEAIKLEYFEVADAQTLQSVEKAWTPGRAIALCLAAHLGDVRLIDNVIVDVA, from the coding sequence ATGGAGATACTGCAAACGGCCGCCGAGTTGCAAGCACTAACTGAAACTTGGCGCCGGAACGGACAACGTATTGGGCTAGTTCCCACAATGGGGGCTTTGCACGAAGGACACCTGCAACTGGTACGCGCTGCCGCCGCGCAAAACGACGTGGTGATAACCAGCGTTTTTGTCAACCCTACTCAGTTTAATAATCCTGAAGACTTCCGGCTCTATCCGCGCCTGCCCGAAGCGGATGCGGCACTGCTAGCACCGGCTGGTTGCACGGCGCTATTCCTGCCTTCTGTTGAGCAGATGTATCCGCAGCCTACGGTGCTCCGTTTCGACTTCGGTCCTTTGGAGCGGGTAATGGAAGGTGCCCACCGCCCGGGGCACTTCAACGGAGTGGCCACGGTCGTGAGCAAGCTTTTTCACCTCGCACGTCCGCACCGGGCTTATTTTGGGCAGAAAGACTTGCAGCAGGTTACCATTATTCGGCAGCTCGTTGCGGACTTATCCTTTGACTTAGAGCTAGTTGCGTATTCCACTATTCGTGAATCCGATGGCTTGGCTATGTCGTCGCGCAATCGGCGCTTGTCGACCGCAGATCGGGCCGTGGCCCCGCGGTTGTACGAAGCTTTGCAACTGGGCGCAGAAATGGTGAAGCAAGGACAATCTCCATCATCCATCCGACAGGCAGTGCAAGCACAGTTGGCTAGTGCAGAAGCAATTAAGCTCGAGTATTTTGAAGTTGCCGATGCCCAAACCCTACAGTCGGTAGAAAAGGCGTGGACTCCTGGCCGGGCAATAGCGCTTTGTCTAGCAGCGCATTTGGGGGATGTCAGGCTTATTGATAACGTCATTGTTGACGTTGCTTAA